In a genomic window of Lycium ferocissimum isolate CSIRO_LF1 chromosome 9, AGI_CSIRO_Lferr_CH_V1, whole genome shotgun sequence:
- the LOC132069481 gene encoding late embryogenesis abundant protein At1g64065 encodes MAQNSKIIPLAPPRKYLNSDQEMNLSKPINFYNNNKNQRSSKCFVHFLSTIVLISIVMLIFSMIFLRFKSPSFELDLINVQNLRFTNSTNSSSFSMIMGAEIIVDNENLGRINFQDSSLSVFLYDNITIGFANINVGRVDARKSKRMGISFQVRANDQLNHSNWNLSTDINSRMVKLTSFGEFRGKVKAMKIISRHKISLMNCTMNLNLTSQAIQDLLCS; translated from the coding sequence ATGGCGCAAAATAGCAAAATCATCCCTCTTGCACCACCAAGAAAATATCTCAACAGTGATCAAGAGATGAATCTCAGTAAACCTATCAatttttacaacaacaacaagaatcaaAGAAGCAGCAAGTGTTTCGTGCACTTCCTATCTACTATCGTCTTAATAAGCATAGTCATGCTAATTTTCTCGATGATATTTTTGCGTTTCAAATCTCCATCTTTCGAGCTCGACCTCATCAACGTGCAAAATCTTCGATTTACAAATTCTACCAATTCGTCTTCGTTTAGCATGATCATGGGAGCTGAAATCATCGTAGACAATGAAAACCTTGGTCGAATTAATTTTCAAGATAGTAGCTTGAGTGTTTTTTTGTACGATAATATTACGATTGGTTTTGCGAACATTAACGTTGGTCGGGTCGATGCTAGGAAGTCCAAGAGAATGGGAATATCATTCCAAGTGAGAGCTAATGATCAATTGAATCATAGTAATTGGAATTTGAGCACTGATATAAATTCAAGAATGGTGAAATTGACAAGTTTTGGTGAGTTTAGGGGAAAAGTGAAGGCTATGAAGATTATTAGTAGGCATAAAATTTCATTGATGAATTGTACCATGAATCTAAATTTGACAAGCCAAGCAATCCAAGATCTCCTCTGCAGTTGa
- the LOC132069479 gene encoding uncharacterized protein LOC132069479: MATDEKYPQSYPLAPSSIMPRSDAESATNNFQYSNNLRRKNRIRSIVLFTIFLTGIILVFSFIFVRFKTPKLRLENIRISNDGDGRIIFSAQLFMRNRNFWRYDFDSTIGTINSAGGETIGQFVIPEGEARRRSTKKLYVMADIILPSRLNTTGILPVTSRAKIRGKVKVFRVFKRKKSADLSCTMSLNLPISAIQDLDC; this comes from the coding sequence ATGGCAACAGATGAAAAATACCCACAATCATATCCGCTAGCACCATCAAGTATTATGCCAAGAAGTGATGCAGAATCAGCTACCAATAATTTCCAATATTCAAATAATCTCAGAAGgaagaacagaatcagaagtaTTGTTCTCTTCACAATTTTCCTCACTGGGATTATTCTTGtattttctttcatatttgTTCGATTTAAAACGCCTAAATTAAGGCTCGAAAACATCAGAATATCGAACGATGGTGATGGCAGAATTATTTTTTCCGCGCAACTTTTTATGAGAAATAGGAATTTTTGGCGTTACGATTTTGATAGTACTATAGGTACTATTAATTCTGCTGGGGGTGAGACTATTGGGCAATTTGTTATTCCAGAAGGAGAAGCACGACGTCGTTCGACGAAAAAACTTTATGTTATGGCTGATATTATATTGCCTTCAAGACTTAATACTACTGGGATTTTACCAGTGACTAGCCGGGCTAAAATAAGAGGGAAAGTGAAAGTGTTTAGGGTGTTTAAAAGGAAGAAATCTGCAGATTTGAGTTGTACCATGTCTCTAAATTTGCCTATAAGTGCAATTCAGGATCTTGATTGCTAG
- the LOC132031885 gene encoding probable membrane-associated kinase regulator 2, giving the protein MEAFSLLKYWRGGGGGPTGVLSPDAAAVTNPRAAVLTAVNSSDSDDDDNGDDGPFFDLEFTALPQDIEEEEVNVEANQRCKISSKKKEEEKEEEGDESELDEFENEGELKFTLSSSGSSIDGTDLPDVSISPSDDLFFKGSLVPIEPSSLLLSEANSKFSNSLLKSATKFRVLMLKLKKPKSNATTKIEKTHGDGDGDATPKPQRNKVTENAKEETQNRTQTVTVKFKVEEVPIKSLFTRDNSSKANNNNNTKTQKRNPEEACSTNAVSDEKKFSKDVMQKYLKKVKPLYIRVSKRYGEKLKLSGQLSLTGKTGPSPPPSSKTEVVTDTSQKQGNIPTGLRIVRKHLGKSRSASSSAVVAAAPVASSNRRDDSLLQQQDAIQGAILHCKRSFNSSRDSESSILSRSASDASHEKSTSLTTDSSTLEEATAVRN; this is encoded by the exons ATGGAAGCTTTCAGTTTACTCAAATACTGGcgaggtggtggtggtggcccCACCGGAGTTTTATCCCCCGACGCCGCCGCCGTTACTAATCCACGCGCCGCCGTCCTCACCGCCGTTAACTCGTCGGACTCTGACGATGACGATAACGGAGACGATGGACCCTTTTTTGACTTGGAGTTCACCGCACTTCCTCAagacatagaagaagaagaagtgaatGTTGAAGCAAACCAAAGGTGTAAAATTAGTTCTAAGAAG aaggaagaagaaaaggaggaagaaggagatgaaagTGAGTTGGATGAGTTTGAGAATGAAGGAGAGCTTAAATTCACGCTTTCGTCATCGGGTTCTAGCATTGACGGTACGGATCTACCAGACGTATCAATCTCACCGTCCGATGATTTATTCTTCAAAGGCAGTTTGGTTCCAATCGAGCCTTCATCGCTTTTGCTATCGGAAGCAAATTCAAAGTTTTCTAACTCACTGTTGAAATCCGCTACTAAGTTTAGAGTGTTAATGCTCAAACTTAAGAAGCCTAAATCAAACGCAAcaacaaaaattgaaaaaactcACGGTGACGGTGATGGCGATGCTACTCCTAAGCCACAACGGAACAAGGTAACGGAGAATGCAAAAGAGGAGACTCAAAATAGGACGCAGA CAGTGACAGTGAAGTTTAAGGTTGAAGAAGTTCCTATTAAGTCATTGTTTACCAGAGATAACAGCTctaaagccaacaacaacaacaacactaaaaCACAGAAGCGGAATCCTGAGGAAGCATGTTCAACAAATGCAGTTTCCGATGAGAAGAAATTTTCTAAAGATGTAATGCAAAAGTACTTAAAAAAGGTGAAACCTCTATACATTCGCGTCTCAAAACGTTACGGCGAGAAGCTTAAGTTGTCAGGACAGTTAAGTTTAACAGGAAAAACGGGTCCTTCACCACCTCCGTCTTCTAAGACGGAAGTGGTGACGGACACTTCACAGAAGCAAGGGAATATTCCAACCGGGCTTCGAATAGTTCGTAAACATTTGGGGAAAAGCAGATCGGCTTCATCATCGGCTGTTGTTGCAGCGGCGCCTGTTGCATCATCTAACCGTCGAGACGATTCATTGTTACAGCAACAAGATGCAATTCAAGGCGCTATATTACATTGCAAGAGATCTTTCAATTCATCTAGAG atTCAGAGTCCTCCATTTTATCACGTTCAGCAAGTGATGCATCACATGAAAAATCAACGAGCTTGACGACAGATTCATCTACATTAGAGGAGGCCACAGCGGTGAGAAATTAG
- the LOC132031884 gene encoding uncharacterized protein LOC132031884, whose product MSPPQSPNSSMASTNDQDRFLTQGSHRIYMNNDDINITMELHKKKQRRRICIKCCGCCTATMLVLVVIMLVLGFTLFHVHKPSIRMNSIKIDGLSYLMTSSSITPQPNVNLTVSADVSVKNRNSASFKFNEATTSLFYDDVVIGEALTPPGTAKARRTLQMNVTVEIMVEKMLGIPRLVNDLRSGELLVSTYTRINGRINILNIIKKNAEIKMNCIMMVDLRSQDVRGIDCKKKVSL is encoded by the coding sequence ATGTCCCCACCACAATCTCCAAATTCATCCATGGCTTCTACAAACGATCAAGATCGATTTTTGACACAAGGGTCTCATCGAATTTACATGAATAATGACGATATTAATATTACCATGGAGCTACACAAGAAAAAACAACGTCGTAGAATATGTATCaaatgttgtggttgttgtacaGCCACCATGTTAGTTCTCGTCGTGATCATGTTGGTTCTTGGATTCACACTTTTCCATGTCCACAAACCATCTATAAGGATGAACTCCATCAAGATTGACGGATTAAGTTATCTTATGACAAGTAGTTCCATTACTCCCCAACCAAACGTTAACTTAACGGTCTCTGCTGATGTGTCTGTTAAAAATCGAAATTCAGCCTCATTCAAGTTTAATGAAGCAACGACTAGTTTGTTTTATGATGACGTGGTCATCGGAGAAGCCCTAACGCCACCGGGTACTGCCAAGGCACGACGAACGTTACAGATGAATGTAACGGTGGAAATTATGGTGGAGAAAATGTTGGGTATTCCACGGCTAGTGAATGACTTGAGGTCGGGTGAATTGCTGGTTAGTACATATACGAGAATTAATGGAAGgattaatattttgaatattattaAGAAGAATGCTGAAATTAAAATGAATTGTATTATGATGGTTGATTTGAGAAGCCAGGATGTTCGAGGCATTGATTGTAAGAAGAAAGTGTCTCTCTAG